The genomic region CGTTTTCTTGACGAATGGGACCGGTTCGACAAACTTCGCACGTTCAGCGGGCGGTTCGTAGCTGCTGGGACACGTTTCCAGCACAAGGTCTGGAAAACCTTGAGGGAAATCCCCTTCGGTGAAACGAACACTTACGGTGGGGTGGCGCGCCGAATCGGCCGACCGGATGCGGCCCGTGCGGTGGGCATGGGCTGCAATCGTAATCCCCTGCCCCTTCTCATTCCATGTCACCGTGTCATCGGAAGCAACGGATCCCTCACTGGCTTTGCTGGTGGACTCGATGTGAAAGAACGGTTACTCGCGATGGAGAGTTCCCTTCTGCCGTTGGCCACGAATGTTGTAAATGGATAAAACTTCTTTATTCTCCAATAGGGAAAATCAAAACTGAGACAGAGAAAGGGCAACTCGCATGCCGACACTTCTGGAACGGCTGAACGAGGATATGAAAACGGCTATGAAGGCCGGCGAGAAGGACCGGCTGGAAACGATCCGGCTGATCCTTTCGGATACCAAATACAGGAAAGTGGAAAAGGGCGCGGACCTGGACGACGCCGATGTGATTGCCATCTGCCAATCGATGGTTAAAAAGCGGCGCGAAAGCATCGACCAGTTCACCAAAGGCGGTCGTGCCGATCTGGCGGCCCGGGAAGAAGCTCAAACCAAAGTGATCCAGTCCTATCTGCCCGAGCAGATGGGCGTCGATGAACTCCAGAAGATTATCGACGGTGAAAAAACGTCCACTGGCGCTGCGTCCATGAAAGACATGGGCAAACTGATGAAGGCTGTGCAGGCCAAGACATCTGGCCGCGCCGACGGCAAGCTGCTTGCCGACCTGGTGAAAAAGGCATTGGGCGGCTGAGATGCCTACCCACAGAAAGCGCACTTTCAGTCCTGATGCCAAGACCACGCTAAAACCTCTCCCGGCCACCGTCGTCAGGCAGGTTGCACGTGCCGTGGAAACGCTACCGCTGCACCGGTTTTTGGGTGTCAAACTGATCAGATCAAAGCCCGGCTCCGGCGAAATTCGGCTCAAGGCGGGAAAGAGTGCCGTGAACATTGCCGGTGTTCTGCATGGTGGAGTGCTTTATGCACTTCTCGACGCCGCTGCTTACTCCAGTGTAGTGCCACTCCTGAATGAGGGAGAAAATGCCGTTACCCATGACATCCATGTTTCAGTCCTAAGGCCTGTAATGCTGGGCGAGACGATCGTGTTGAAAGGCCGCGTGCTAAAGCGAGGCAGAACCACCATCTTTGCCGAAAGTGAGGCCGTGGTAGGCGGGAAACTGGTTGCCACGTCCTGTGTAACCAAGTCTGTTATCCGTCAGGAACTGAAGCCGGCCCGGTAGCCCTATACTTCGCCGGCGCTCGAAATCCCTTTCTCGTAATAAAGCTCAACTGTAAGGCCGGTCGCGACAGAAGCCTTGCATGCCTCCCGGATCCCGGAGAGAAAGTCGGCTGCCTCCAACCACGGCGATGAGGGTTCCTCATTTGCCAATATTCCGGCCAGCTTTTCGGTTTCGAGCAGCAGGCCCGGTGCGGATCCTACCGAGAGACCCGGCTCTTCCATCCAGAATGCACGTGGGAACATGAGCGGTACATAGATTCCGGAACTTTCGGCGTGTCGTATCAGATGCGACAGTTTTCCCGGCCCAGCTTCCCGGAAAGCATCACGAAGGAGTGGATCTCCGGTAGGGTCGATCACACCAGGCGGAGGAACAGGAAGCCTGCCAAAGTCTTCCAGATGCAGGGCCGCACGTCTGAGTTCGTGCATCAATTCAGGATCGCCAAGCTTCCAGTTTCGGGTATCCGACCTGCCCTGCGCTAATTCCGGCCGCCGGCGTGTTTGCCGCTCAACCTCTGCCAGCATGGCGATCACCAATCCGTCGGCTGCATCGCGAATTTTCTTGTATATCTGACGATCAGGATAAATCCCTGCTTCAACGCCCTGATATCCCAGTTGAACCAGCCGCGCATATACCGACATCGCACCAGTCTCCGGCAGTCACCTGCGGCGCCTGGGTTCCAGCCGTCCGGAACGGTGTTGCGTCTCGGCACCCCGCAGGAACCATTCCATCCGCTCCAACAGGGCGCGTTCAGACTCCGGACCAAGATTCACTGCACGCTGTTTCATTGCTTCCCATTCTGTGTCCAGTTCATCACGGCTGCTGTGCATTCCTACGGCCCGGGCTTCGAGGGCTGTCCGTACAAGCCTATTGGCGTCCAGCTCAAGCTGCTTGGCCAGCTTCCGGACAATCGCTGGCGTTGGCACAATGGCACCGGATACAGCCTTCTGAAGTGTGTCGTAAGGGACTCCGGCTGCCCGTGCGGCTTCGGCAATCGACTGGAAACCGGCATCGGCAAGAGCTCGCGTCAAGGTCTGCTGAAACCGGTTTCGGAGTGCCATACCTTCTTGAATCCCCATACACCAGGCCGACCCATTGGGAAAGACGGGCAACCCGGCAGGCTTACTTATGTATAACCTGCTCCTGTTGCCCGCCGGAAACTGGTTGCGTATAGTGGTTTGAGCCTCAATTCCCACAAGGCAGATCGCCGTTTCCACTGCGGCAGGTGCGGGTTTTCCATGTCAGACGAGGACAACAAGCGGCAAAGTGGAACCAGTGGCGGGGATTCGTTTTCTGCACCCCCTTCTGAGGATTCCTGGGACCTGGACGAGTTTGCCTCCGACCGGTCAGCACCACCCAATCCCGGCGATATCACCCTGAGTCCGGTGACGCTCGAGCCCACATACAACATCGGGGCAACATCCAAGATACCGGACAACGACCCCGACGTTTGGGATCGAAACCTGGTTACACGGCATCCATTGATGCAGGCCACCGGGAAAAGCGTGCCCCCGCCAAAAGCGGCGGAGACTAAGACTATGGGTGGAGACGATTCTGGCGGCTGGGATCTGGATGAATTCAGCTCCAGCAAGCCGGTCGCTTCACAACCGGTGGCAACAGACGACGAGCCGATAGCAATGACCGCCGAGAATCCGCCGGAAGAAACCGGCTGGGATCTGAATGAGTTCAGTTCCAGGCCAGCAGATCCCGCTCAATCATCTCCGATATCCCTATCCGGGCCATTGCCAACGCATAATGACGACGAACCTATTGCACTTGAGGCTGAGCCCCCACCCGATACAGTCACTGATGATAGCTGGAGTCTGGACGAATTCAGTTCGCCGGCTCCTGTTGCACCGTTCCGTGAAATCTCCACCGTTTCGACTGGGCCAAGCGATGAACCCGTAGCGATGGCTGCCAGTATTCTCCCTGGGCTTTCGGTGGAATCGCAGCCTGTGAGCATGCCAGCAGATAACAAAGGCGAGACTGACTGGGGCATGGAAGAATTCGAGGCGCCGGAAAATTCATCTAGTGAAGTTCAATCTGTTTCGTCCGGTGACACTCTGGACCGAATTCTTGAGGTGGAAGAAAAAGACGCCTGGCTGGACACCAGCGCTGCAGCCGAAAGCTGGAGCGTCCAGCCAATGCGGAACGTGGGGCAAAGCCTTTCCACGGGACAAGACCCCGAAATTGTCACTTCCACTTCCGCGCAATTGCATCCCACAACCGGCAATGACCATATCGATGTGGTGCTGGAACATCTGGCCAGCGAGCCGCCTTCAGCAAACCGCGATCTCAGGATCGCTTCCGTATATATTGCCGCCTGCGGCCGTTCCGATAACTTCGATTCCCGCTGGCTTACTGAAGCACGGCGGCTTATAGGTGACCGAAACGATCCGGCGGCGGCGGCACTTCGTGCGCGAATCGCCGTGATCGAAGAGTCCTCATCAGATGAGCTGGAGCGGCTTGGATCTGGTGTAGGCGGCGGACCAGCAAGCCGGGCACCATGGATCGCCGAATCCCTGAGACGCGCCATTGCCGAAAATGCCGATGAGCGTGCCATCCGGCTTGCCTGGGCACTGGCTGAAATCGACCCGGGGCACCCCCTCGCACGGTGGGTTCAGGCCCGGCACCTGCCGAAGGACCGGCTAGCGGAAACCCGAGACGAAGCTCTTCAGACTGTTGGATCTCCTGCAGCTGCAATCGAACGTGCCCGTCTCCTTGCGGTCGATCTTGCTGCTGGGAACAGGGCCGGAAATGACCGGATTTCACAGATACTGTCGGCCCTCGGGACAATCCCGACAGATCATCCATTGGCCTCCGTAGCCAGAGAACTCGGCACACGAATCAACGAGCTCCAGCTCGACTGGAACGCGTGGACTGCTTCCATGAGCGAATATGCCGCCACGCTGCAAGGAGCAGAACAAGCGGCTGTTTTGTACCGCTTGGCCCGTATTCTTCACGAAGAGCTGGGCGATCTGGATGGTGCTCGTCAGATATACGAAAAATTGCTGGCAGCCGATACTGAAAATCTCGTGCTTCTCAAGCTTCTGGAGGACGTTGAGCGCAGGAGTGGGCGACCGGATATCCTGCTGACCGTCTTCGATGCGCAGTACCGGGTATTCAAGGATGAACAGCTCCGCGCCATCACAGCCGTGAAAGCCGGTCAAGTCGCCGAAGATCAACTCAGAAATCCACAGGCAGCCATCGACTGGTACAGCCGCGCTCTGGAAGCTGATCCCCGGAATCCTTTTGCACTAAGTTCTATCGGGCGTCTGTTCGCCAAGGCGGGCGAGTGGGAAAAACTCGCTCAGGTATATGAGTTTGAAGCCGAAGGCGCCACCGACAAACAGCAGAAAGTCGATTTCATGCTGAAGCATGCTGAACTGCTGGCGGAACGTCTGAACCAGCGCGAAATGGCGATAAATGTACTGCGCTCGGCGCTTCTGATAGATGACAGCAATCTCAATATATACCGGGAACTGGGTCGGCAGCTTAGCGCCAGTCAGCAGTGGGAAGACCTGATCCGTCTTTATCAGGCTGAAGTAACTTTGACCCGGGACAAGAGCCGGCTGGTGGCTATTTACATGTCGCTTGGTGAACTGTGGCAGAAGGATTTTCAGCCCAGCGAACCGGTAGACAAGTTCGCCCAGGCTGTCGAATCATACTATCACGCACTTGAAGTAGAACCCGACTATACACCAGCCCTCCGGACGCTGGGACGCCTTTTTTATGCCACTGAAAACTGGGATCTGCTGATCCGGGTGTATGAAAGGGAAATGGAGTTGCTCGAATCCCCGCGGGCAAAGGCAGCCATCCGGGTCAAGATTGCCGAAATTGCCGAAGACCGAAAAAAGGATCTCTCGCTGGCCATCGACAATTTGAGACAGGCTCTGGAGCTCGATCCAGCAAACCAGATGGTGATCAATCACCTGTCACGGCTTTCGCCCACACAGAAGAACTGGGATGACCTTGTAGAAGTCTACATTCGCGAGGCGCAGATGACCCGTGACCGCCGCTACGCTGCCGCCCTGCACCAGCTCATTGGTGAAATCTGGCGCGACCGGTTCCAGTTCATCAAAAAATCAGCTGACAACTTCGAAAAGGCTATCGAACTCGATCCTTCACTCGAATCAGCCCGCCAGAATCTCGAACGTACCCGGTTCGAGCAACGCACTCCCGCCGAACAGATTGAAGACATTCAGGCATATCTCGCATCGGGTACCCCGCAATCACCTTCCGAAGTAGAGCGGTTTGTTTCACTGCTAGCGACCAGTCCTGAACTCATCACCGATTCCCGGTTGGCGCTGGTTCCGGACCGCTTCTGCGGCCGGGCACTGATTGCACTGGAGCCAGTCCTTAATGCCGTCAAGCTAAGACTGCTGGCCGAGCGGGCGGCTTCAGCCGATGTGGAAGAATCCGCTTATGCCCGACGGCTTCTCATTGAACTGCCAGGTACCGATGAAATCGCTGAGACTGCCTATATAGAAACGTTATTGCGAGGCGGTGGGCTTTCTATGGCGGACATGGAGCGTATTTATGCCCGCCTAAGCTCCCGGAAGCCTTCGCTCGGTCATTGGGAACTGAAAGTCGCGCTTCACGAGCGGCTCGGCCGTGGCATGGATGGACTGGATGACCTGATCTGGGAAGGAATTGGATTGGGCGGCACCAGTTCCCGGCTCCTCCCACTCCTCGCGGCCCGCGTAAAATCCGGAGATTCCGGAACAGGCATTTTGGAGTCTCTTCACCATGTGGCCCTGGAAGCCGGTAATACCGAACTCGGACTTCTTGCCATCGAGAAGCTGCTGGCAAGCGGAGTGGCCGGCCCAAAGCGTGAAAAACTCCTCACAGACCGGGCCCAACTCCTTGCTTCTCTGCCAGACCGCAAGGAAGCGGCCCTCGATGCCGCACGGGAAGTGTTCAAGCTCAATCCTGACAGCGAAATCGTAGTATCGCTTATCGGGAGACTCTCGGCAGAGCTTGGGCGCAGCGATGATGCCCGCCTGTTTGCCGAGCGCAGGCTCGCAAAAGCGACGTCACCTGTCGAAAAGGCCCTTGCTACGGTGGACCTCGCCCGAATCAGCATTGATCTGGAAAAAAATCAGGAAGCCGGAAAACGCATTCTGGATGAAGCTCTCTCACTCGACCCTGCCTGTATTAGTGCACACCAGATGAAGGTGTCACTGCTTGAGCAGCAGGGGAATTCCGCCGAACTGGCGTCAGCCCTCGAAGCGATGGAGCCACAACTTCAACGAAGCGAGCAAATCGCCGTACGTGAACGCTTGGCAACGATTTACGGCGAGGAACTGCGTGAACCCGAACGCCAGCTACTTCACCTGGAAGCACTGGTTGGTCTGGAACCACAAATTTCGGCTCGACACGCGGCACTGGCCAGGTTCCATCGGACACGGAACGACTGGCCAGAGCTGTTTCGCTCCCTCATGTTACAAGCACGGTGTCCTGACACTGAAGCCTCAGCTGCCGAACGGCTTGTATCCGACGCGGCACGGATCGCCATTGATCGCCAGCTTACCGAAGCCGATCTTGGGGAAGTGTTTTCCTGGGCTTCCTCACAACTCGATTCGGCCACCGATAAGGCCGCTATGCTTACTGCCACCATTGATACCGCCCGTGCTCTCGACAGGCCGGAAACACTGGCACCACTTCTCGAAAAACGTGCAGCGATGATCGCTGACGAGAAAAAGCAGGTGGCTGACCTTATTGAGGCCGCCAAACTGTACGAAACCGTGCTCGGCCACGCGGACAAGGCCCAACAACTTTACGCCACTGCAGCCGAACTGGACGACACTCACCCCGCCGCTCTCATGGCTCAGGCAGAGAAACTGTTCCGGGAAGAAGACTATGGCAAGGCTCTTCCAATCATTCGCAAGGCCTTTGGCGCTGGCATCCAGAAGTCAGAGCCGCGAATTCGCGCCGATGCCAATTACATGATGGGGGTCTGCCTGCAGGCAATGGGTGATGCCGAGCAGGCCCGCGGAGCATTTCTGCGTGTCATCGAAGACCAGCCGACTCACCGGGATGCGCTGATGTCACTGGCCGAGTATGACGGCCAGAAGGGCGATTGGGCCGCCTTCACACAGCGACTGGAGCAGGTTCTCAAGAATGCCACCGAAGAAACTCCCCAGTTCCGTAGCGGAATCCTGAAACGGATCGCCCATGCCCATGAAAACAGCGGCAAATCCGACGAAGCACTCCGGTCCTGGGAAGCTGTGGTCCGCGAAGATCCCACTGCCAGCGACGCACTTGAGGCCGTCGTGCGACTGGCCATGGCGCGAGGACTGGTCGACCGGGCCAATACCGCACTGGAGATTCTGGCCCATCAGTCCGAATCCCTGATGGACAATACCAAGGCCGCCAGATACCGCCTGGAGATCGCCCGAAACCTGGGTACTCATGCAGGGGACTCCGCCAAGGCACTAGTCGAATACCGGAAAGTTCTGGATCTGGATAGCAATACACCTGAGGCATTATTCAAAGTTGCAGAAGCGGATTTCTCAGCTGGTAAAACAGAAGAAGCTGAGGAACTACTCAAACGATTCATTAAGGTAGGCCGAGCCGACACCAAATTAATGCCACAAGCCAATGCGCTACTCGGCAAGATCGCTATTGCCAAGGGTGATTCCACTGCCGCCCAAACCTATCTGGAGCAGGCCCAGCAGCAGGGAACAGAAGCGTCCGCAACGGCCGAAGCGATGGTTACCCTGCATGAAAAGAACGGTGAATGGGAAAAGGCCGAGCAGACACTCGAAAAGCTCGCCGACTCGATGCGCAAGGATAACCCTCGTGAAGCGGTTCCGTTTCTGATCCGGCGGGCCCGGATACTCAAGGCATACCTTAATCGCCGGGATGACGCCATTATGGAAATCCGGCGGGCAATCAGGCTGGATCCGCAAAATCTGGAGCTGCATGAGATGCTCGCCGGTATTTTCCGGGAAAATGTGGCCACCATCGGTGAGGCGATCAAGGCCTATCAGGCAATCCTTCACATTGATCCATTCCATCTCCATACCTACGACACACTGGCTACAATTTATTCGACCGACTTCGACAAGCGCTTCTGTGCTGGCCAGGCACTTATTGCACTCACCGGTCCCACGACAGACATCGCTGACTGGGTGGCCGCCCAAAAAAGAAACCAGCCGAATGCCCCCAAAGGGAAGTTCAATCCTGCACAAGCCGGCAGACAGTTCTGGCACCCTGCCTGCCAGCATTTCCTTCACGAGTTTCTGCCCCAGCTGGCCATGCCTATCTGCAAGTCGTTTCCCACCGATTTTGTCAAACTCGGTGTACGGCCTGAGCCACTCGCCGCTGGAACGATACCCGAAGCAATCCAGCGGGTAATGGAACAGATTGGTCCGGTTGAAAATCTCATCTTCGTCCGCGATACGCGGCGTCCCCTTCAAATGGGTATAGAGCGTGGTCCCAAGGGCCCGGTAGTGCTGATTGGCGACCAGCTTTTTGAAACCGTAAAAGGCCCAGAAGCCTCCTTTGTTGCCGCACGATCACTGTTTGCCCTGGTAGATGGGTCTTGGGCCCTGAGCCGTCTCGATGCTGATACCGTTCACCGGCTGCTGGCATTATACGGACGGGCTATCGATGAAAATTTCAAGATTGGCGGCGATCCGGCGGCGATCAAAAGAGACGTCAAACTCGTCGAAAAGGAAATATCGCGCGGATTACGAAAAGAGCTTCAGGCGAAGCTTCCCAAGTACAGGGAAGCCCACACCCGTGTCGTTGTCCAGTCCTGGCTGGACGGGATCCAGTGTTCCCGCGATCGGTTTGGTCTCGTCATGTGCGGCCATCTTGAACCAGCCCTGATCCGGACGGCTGTAAGGCTTGGTGTCATTCAACAGGAACCACTACCAGATCCGAAAACCTGGCCCGACCTGTTCAGGGAACAGCCCCAGTTCGGCGAACTACTTCGCTATAGCGTCAGTGAGGACTACTTTCTGCAGCGCCGGAACCTTGGTATGGCTCTGGACAGCATCTGAACAGTTACCCAAGCATCCACCCCGCCAGATTAAAATAAAACAGAAGTGTAACCATATCGGCGCTAGCCAGCACGATAGGGCCCGAGGCGATCTTTGGATCTCGGTTCAACGCACGAACAGCCGTTGGCAGAAGAATACCCAGAAGACATGCCGTTATCATGGATAAGCAAATGCTTACGGCTACCGCCAGCCCCGCCTGCGGTGCGCCCCGCCAGAGCCAAACGACACCTCCCACGACAGCACCACTTGCTGCACCTAGCAGAAAAGCGGTCTTGAACTCCCGGGAGAGCGAATTCAGGAGTTCACGCCATTTGGGTGCATGCCCATGAAATCCCTGAATGGTCATGCTCATGGACTGGATGCTTACACTTTCCGCCAAAGCCAGCACGACAGGAATAAAAAGTGCTAATACCACCGCACTGGCAAGAAGCTGCTCATAAAGCCCCGCAATCAATGCAGCAGCGATCCCGCCGCTGATGTTGCATAGCAGCCAGGGAAAACGGTCGCGAAAACCCGCCCACGCGTTTGCGCCCTGGACTTTCGACAAATGAACACCAATAAGCTGGAACACATCCCGACTCGCCTGACGCTCCGCAAGCTCAAACATCTCATCAGTAAAAAGCGTCACATCGACAGATCCGAGCAGCACTCCCTCAGAATCGACAACCGGAAATGCCAGATACCGGTGCAACAGGAACTGCTCACAGGCAACCATTACCGTGGCCGTGTCCGGTAGTGTTACAATTTGAGTAACCATGAGGCTGGAAACCGGAGTGTCCGGCTCTGAAACCAGCAGCCGCCGGGTCGGCACAACCCCCTTCAGCTTCCCATGCTCGTCAACAACATAAAGATATACGACGCCTTCTTCAGGCTTTTGAGACCGAAGCGCAGAAAGAGCCTCGGCGACTGTCTGGCTGGTAAGCAATGTCACCACACCCCTGCGAACATATTTAACGACCGGGTCGTCGAGATTGTCTTCACCCAATGCCGGTGGCATCAGTTCCTCCAAGGGCTTTAATTATTCTGACAGCCTTACCGCTAAAAGACCGCAGCCAGAGCAGTTTGATTTATCCGGTAATCCCGGTTGGCGGCAAATATTCTGCTCACCTTCATACTTCTTTAACGTTTTTCAGTCATAGTTCCCCGCAGGCATTGCCCTGAATGGGTGGCCGGATAAGCTGTTCCAGCCGCGACAACTGCCTTTCTTGCGGCCCCGGAGAGACCATGTCGTCCAGATTGATTACCACCTGCCTTGCTGGTGGTTTATTGCTCACAATGACCTTTGCCGCCTGCGGTTCAAAATCCGATTCCGGTGCCCCGCCAGAAACCGCACCCAAACTATTCCGTCCGATCCGCCCTGTAACAGGAACCGAGAAAACTTTTCCCGACGGTGCAAGAATGTGGGTGCTGCCAAGTGGCCAGACGCTGATCGTCCGTCCAGTACCAGGAAATTCCAATGTAACAATTAACACTTGGGTCCGGGTGGGTTCAGCCGACGAGACAGAAGCCAATAATGGCGTTTCACATTTTCTTGAACACCTCCTTTTCAAGGGAACCGATAAATTCGGACCCCGTGACCTAGATGTGGCTTTTGAGGGCGCGGGTGGCGATATTAACGCTTCCACTTCCAGCGACTTTACCAACTATTTCGTTACAGCACAGGCGTCCGAATTCGAGCGGATGCTGGAAATCCATGCCGACATGATCCAGCACGCCACCATCCCTGCAGATGAACTGGAACAGGAACGCAAGGTGGTGATAGAGGAGATCAATCGGGCCAACGACAGCCCGATGCGCCGTCTGTTCATGAATTTGAACAGCCTTGCCTACCGTCAACATCCTTACCGGCTGGATACCCTCGGTCCTGCATCAAACATCGCCTCGATTTCGAGAGAGAGCATTCTCAGCTATTACGAGCAGCACTATTCCCTGAGTAACCTGATCACGGTTGTCGCCGGAGGAGTAGACCCAGAAACAGTCAAGAATCTGGTCGAAAAGCACTTTCGCACCGGACGTACTGGTGGGGCATCTCCAGTGGAAGCACCGCCTGAACCCTGGCCTACGGAAGAACGGCGTGCTGATTCCCGTATGGGCGTGAAGAAGGCCTATGTGGCCGTTGCCTGGCGGACGGTCCCGGCAGGGATCCTCCAAGAGTCAGTCGCCCTGGATGTGGCGGCTGAGGTGCTGGGACAGGGTGAATCTTCACGTCTT from Deltaproteobacteria bacterium harbors:
- a CDS encoding tetratricopeptide repeat protein, producing MSDEDNKRQSGTSGGDSFSAPPSEDSWDLDEFASDRSAPPNPGDITLSPVTLEPTYNIGATSKIPDNDPDVWDRNLVTRHPLMQATGKSVPPPKAAETKTMGGDDSGGWDLDEFSSSKPVASQPVATDDEPIAMTAENPPEETGWDLNEFSSRPADPAQSSPISLSGPLPTHNDDEPIALEAEPPPDTVTDDSWSLDEFSSPAPVAPFREISTVSTGPSDEPVAMAASILPGLSVESQPVSMPADNKGETDWGMEEFEAPENSSSEVQSVSSGDTLDRILEVEEKDAWLDTSAAAESWSVQPMRNVGQSLSTGQDPEIVTSTSAQLHPTTGNDHIDVVLEHLASEPPSANRDLRIASVYIAACGRSDNFDSRWLTEARRLIGDRNDPAAAALRARIAVIEESSSDELERLGSGVGGGPASRAPWIAESLRRAIAENADERAIRLAWALAEIDPGHPLARWVQARHLPKDRLAETRDEALQTVGSPAAAIERARLLAVDLAAGNRAGNDRISQILSALGTIPTDHPLASVARELGTRINELQLDWNAWTASMSEYAATLQGAEQAAVLYRLARILHEELGDLDGARQIYEKLLAADTENLVLLKLLEDVERRSGRPDILLTVFDAQYRVFKDEQLRAITAVKAGQVAEDQLRNPQAAIDWYSRALEADPRNPFALSSIGRLFAKAGEWEKLAQVYEFEAEGATDKQQKVDFMLKHAELLAERLNQREMAINVLRSALLIDDSNLNIYRELGRQLSASQQWEDLIRLYQAEVTLTRDKSRLVAIYMSLGELWQKDFQPSEPVDKFAQAVESYYHALEVEPDYTPALRTLGRLFYATENWDLLIRVYEREMELLESPRAKAAIRVKIAEIAEDRKKDLSLAIDNLRQALELDPANQMVINHLSRLSPTQKNWDDLVEVYIREAQMTRDRRYAAALHQLIGEIWRDRFQFIKKSADNFEKAIELDPSLESARQNLERTRFEQRTPAEQIEDIQAYLASGTPQSPSEVERFVSLLATSPELITDSRLALVPDRFCGRALIALEPVLNAVKLRLLAERAASADVEESAYARRLLIELPGTDEIAETAYIETLLRGGGLSMADMERIYARLSSRKPSLGHWELKVALHERLGRGMDGLDDLIWEGIGLGGTSSRLLPLLAARVKSGDSGTGILESLHHVALEAGNTELGLLAIEKLLASGVAGPKREKLLTDRAQLLASLPDRKEAALDAAREVFKLNPDSEIVVSLIGRLSAELGRSDDARLFAERRLAKATSPVEKALATVDLARISIDLEKNQEAGKRILDEALSLDPACISAHQMKVSLLEQQGNSAELASALEAMEPQLQRSEQIAVRERLATIYGEELREPERQLLHLEALVGLEPQISARHAALARFHRTRNDWPELFRSLMLQARCPDTEASAAERLVSDAARIAIDRQLTEADLGEVFSWASSQLDSATDKAAMLTATIDTARALDRPETLAPLLEKRAAMIADEKKQVADLIEAAKLYETVLGHADKAQQLYATAAELDDTHPAALMAQAEKLFREEDYGKALPIIRKAFGAGIQKSEPRIRADANYMMGVCLQAMGDAEQARGAFLRVIEDQPTHRDALMSLAEYDGQKGDWAAFTQRLEQVLKNATEETPQFRSGILKRIAHAHENSGKSDEALRSWEAVVREDPTASDALEAVVRLAMARGLVDRANTALEILAHQSESLMDNTKAARYRLEIARNLGTHAGDSAKALVEYRKVLDLDSNTPEALFKVAEADFSAGKTEEAEELLKRFIKVGRADTKLMPQANALLGKIAIAKGDSTAAQTYLEQAQQQGTEASATAEAMVTLHEKNGEWEKAEQTLEKLADSMRKDNPREAVPFLIRRARILKAYLNRRDDAIMEIRRAIRLDPQNLELHEMLAGIFRENVATIGEAIKAYQAILHIDPFHLHTYDTLATIYSTDFDKRFCAGQALIALTGPTTDIADWVAAQKRNQPNAPKGKFNPAQAGRQFWHPACQHFLHEFLPQLAMPICKSFPTDFVKLGVRPEPLAAGTIPEAIQRVMEQIGPVENLIFVRDTRRPLQMGIERGPKGPVVLIGDQLFETVKGPEASFVAARSLFALVDGSWALSRLDADTVHRLLALYGRAIDENFKIGGDPAAIKRDVKLVEKEISRGLRKELQAKLPKYREAHTRVVVQSWLDGIQCSRDRFGLVMCGHLEPALIRTAVRLGVIQQEPLPDPKTWPDLFREQPQFGELLRYSVSEDYFLQRRNLGMALDSI
- a CDS encoding PaaI family thioesterase, with translation MPTHRKRTFSPDAKTTLKPLPATVVRQVARAVETLPLHRFLGVKLIRSKPGSGEIRLKAGKSAVNIAGVLHGGVLYALLDAAAYSSVVPLLNEGENAVTHDIHVSVLRPVMLGETIVLKGRVLKRGRTTIFAESEAVVGGKLVATSCVTKSVIRQELKPAR
- a CDS encoding helix-turn-helix transcriptional regulator — its product is MALRNRFQQTLTRALADAGFQSIAEAARAAGVPYDTLQKAVSGAIVPTPAIVRKLAKQLELDANRLVRTALEARAVGMHSSRDELDTEWEAMKQRAVNLGPESERALLERMEWFLRGAETQHRSGRLEPRRRR
- a CDS encoding GatB/YqeY domain-containing protein, with the protein product MPTLLERLNEDMKTAMKAGEKDRLETIRLILSDTKYRKVEKGADLDDADVIAICQSMVKKRRESIDQFTKGGRADLAAREEAQTKVIQSYLPEQMGVDELQKIIDGEKTSTGAASMKDMGKLMKAVQAKTSGRADGKLLADLVKKALGG
- a CDS encoding methylated-DNA--[protein]-cysteine S-methyltransferase produces the protein MELIYITTITHDLRELSAATRWGRVTVHYSDDAIHACSFDSKADTWRPPANGSLTGTPLHVRRFLDEWDRFDKLRTFSGRFVAAGTRFQHKVWKTLREIPFGETNTYGGVARRIGRPDAARAVGMGCNRNPLPLLIPCHRVIGSNGSLTGFAGGLDVKERLLAMESSLLPLATNVVNG
- a CDS encoding magnesium transporter, with protein sequence MEELMPPALGEDNLDDPVVKYVRRGVVTLLTSQTVAEALSALRSQKPEEGVVYLYVVDEHGKLKGVVPTRRLLVSEPDTPVSSLMVTQIVTLPDTATVMVACEQFLLHRYLAFPVVDSEGVLLGSVDVTLFTDEMFELAERQASRDVFQLIGVHLSKVQGANAWAGFRDRFPWLLCNISGGIAAALIAGLYEQLLASAVVLALFIPVVLALAESVSIQSMSMTIQGFHGHAPKWRELLNSLSREFKTAFLLGAASGAVVGGVVWLWRGAPQAGLAVAVSICLSMITACLLGILLPTAVRALNRDPKIASGPIVLASADMVTLLFYFNLAGWMLG